A region from the Candidatus Electrothrix scaldis genome encodes:
- the fusA gene encoding elongation factor G, whose protein sequence is MADNGALSRVRNIGIMAHIDAGKTTTTERILFYTGRSHKIGEVHNGTAVMDWMEQEQERGITITSAATTCEWSGIRINIIDTPGHVDFTVEVERCLRVLDGVVAVFCAVGGVEPQSETVWRQADSYHIPRIAFVNKMDRIGADFDAVVDEIESSLAANPVVLSLPYGSEDTFSGTIDLIEQKLYRYDESDKGGTVHEEEIPDDIISKSSAARMALLEKLADFDEGIMEKYLDEQEISPGEIRKALRDATLALQLVPVLCGSAFKNKGVQPLLDAVTWYLPSPVDVPQIEGEDKDGAPLVRKLERSEKFCGLVFKLQSDPFIGNLAFIRVYSGELKVGDKVFNPLKRKQEKIAKLIKLHANKREEVQSIGAGDIGAVVGLKFTMTGDTLCEAGDYIVLDKMDFPEPVIGIAIEARSKADEAKLAESLEKIACEDPSFRVSLNEETGQQIISGMGELHLEIIVDRLIKEFKVSANVGTPQVAYKETITLEASGEGRFETQGGGKEQYGHVVLALKPAERGSGLQFVSRVDAKQIPKEFLAAIEKGVRDTFDSGPLIGYPLIDAEVALIDGSYDEENSTEMAFGVAAALACREAVTKAGAILLEPLMAVEVVTPDEYLGEVINDLNKKGAHVDGVAAERNVQVVKAGVPLSKMFGYSTSLRSATQGRATFTMQFKAFSEVPAKQAEAIIHKIRGV, encoded by the coding sequence GTGGCTGATAATGGAGCGTTATCCCGTGTTCGTAATATTGGGATAATGGCCCATATTGACGCGGGAAAAACTACGACGACAGAACGCATTCTGTTTTATACAGGTCGTTCGCATAAGATAGGTGAGGTTCATAATGGCACGGCTGTTATGGACTGGATGGAGCAGGAGCAGGAGCGGGGGATAACAATTACCTCTGCTGCGACGACCTGTGAGTGGAGTGGCATCCGGATAAATATTATTGATACTCCGGGGCATGTGGATTTTACCGTTGAGGTTGAGCGGTGTCTGCGTGTGTTAGACGGTGTCGTTGCTGTTTTTTGTGCGGTTGGTGGTGTAGAGCCTCAGTCGGAAACAGTTTGGCGCCAGGCAGATAGTTACCATATTCCACGTATCGCCTTTGTAAATAAGATGGACCGTATAGGCGCGGATTTTGACGCGGTTGTTGATGAGATAGAAAGTTCTCTTGCAGCAAACCCCGTTGTTTTGTCCCTCCCGTATGGTAGTGAAGATACTTTTTCAGGAACTATAGACCTCATAGAGCAGAAGCTTTATCGCTATGATGAAAGCGATAAAGGGGGGACGGTTCATGAAGAAGAAATTCCTGATGATATAATAAGCAAGTCATCGGCCGCCCGTATGGCTCTCCTCGAGAAGTTGGCCGACTTCGATGAGGGGATCATGGAAAAATATCTGGATGAGCAAGAGATCTCTCCCGGTGAGATTCGTAAGGCTTTGCGTGATGCAACGCTCGCCTTGCAATTGGTTCCCGTGCTGTGTGGTTCAGCCTTTAAAAATAAAGGTGTTCAACCATTACTTGATGCAGTTACATGGTACCTTCCCTCACCCGTAGATGTCCCCCAAATAGAGGGGGAGGACAAGGACGGTGCGCCGCTTGTCCGCAAACTGGAGCGGAGCGAAAAATTTTGTGGTTTGGTGTTTAAGCTGCAATCAGACCCATTCATCGGTAATCTGGCTTTTATCAGAGTTTACTCTGGTGAGCTGAAAGTCGGTGATAAGGTCTTTAATCCGCTGAAGCGGAAACAAGAAAAGATCGCAAAATTAATAAAGCTTCACGCAAATAAGCGTGAGGAAGTGCAATCGATTGGCGCTGGAGATATCGGTGCTGTTGTCGGCTTAAAGTTTACGATGACAGGCGATACACTCTGCGAGGCGGGCGATTATATCGTTCTGGATAAGATGGATTTTCCAGAGCCTGTCATTGGTATTGCTATTGAAGCAAGAAGTAAGGCTGATGAGGCGAAACTTGCAGAAAGTCTTGAAAAGATAGCCTGTGAGGATCCGAGTTTTCGAGTCAGTCTGAACGAAGAGACAGGGCAGCAGATTATTTCTGGTATGGGCGAGCTCCATTTGGAAATAATCGTTGATCGCTTGATCAAAGAGTTTAAGGTCTCTGCCAATGTAGGTACCCCTCAGGTTGCCTATAAAGAGACAATCACTCTGGAAGCATCAGGCGAAGGACGTTTTGAGACCCAGGGTGGAGGCAAAGAACAATATGGACATGTTGTTCTTGCACTAAAACCTGCAGAACGCGGCTCTGGATTGCAGTTTGTCAGTCGTGTGGATGCGAAACAGATTCCAAAGGAATTTCTGGCCGCCATTGAAAAGGGTGTGCGAGACACCTTTGATTCTGGACCATTAATAGGCTACCCCTTAATTGATGCGGAGGTAGCACTGATTGATGGTTCATATGACGAAGAAAATTCAACAGAGATGGCCTTTGGTGTTGCTGCTGCATTGGCGTGCAGAGAGGCGGTGACCAAGGCTGGAGCCATTCTCCTTGAGCCGCTAATGGCCGTTGAAGTTGTCACCCCGGATGAATATCTCGGTGAGGTCATCAACGATTTGAACAAGAAGGGTGCTCATGTTGATGGGGTTGCAGCGGAAAGAAACGTACAGGTGGTAAAGGCAGGGGTGCCGCTTTCCAAGATGTTCGGTTATTCGACATCACTGCGGTCCGCCACTCAGGGGCGGGCAACCTTTACGATGCAGTTTAAGGCATTTTCCGAGGTTCCGGCGAAACAGGCCGAGGCCATTATACATAAGATTCGAGGCGTTTGA
- the rpsL gene encoding 30S ribosomal protein S12 yields MPTINQLVRKRRKKQVKRSDTPALQNCPQRRGVCVRVYTTTPKKPNSALRKVARVRLTNGIEVTSYIPGIGHNLQEHSVVLVRGGRVKDLPGVRYHIVRGTLDALGVNDRKQGRSKYGAKRPK; encoded by the coding sequence ATGCCCACTATTAATCAGCTCGTAAGAAAGAGAAGGAAGAAGCAGGTTAAGCGTTCAGATACGCCTGCGCTGCAGAACTGTCCGCAGAGGCGTGGTGTCTGTGTTCGTGTCTATACAACGACCCCTAAGAAGCCGAACTCTGCTTTGCGTAAAGTTGCCAGGGTGCGGTTGACAAACGGAATCGAAGTGACATCTTATATTCCTGGGATTGGTCATAATCTCCAGGAGCATTCCGTTGTTTTGGTTCGTGGTGGTCGTGTTAAGGATTTGCCTGGTGTGCGCTATCATATCGTTCGTGGTACGCTGGATGCTCTCGGTGTGAATGACCGGAAGCAGGGGCGGTCTAAATATGGCGCGAAGCGTCCTAAATAA
- the rpsG gene encoding 30S ribosomal protein S7, which translates to MPRKKLQGKRAIEADPKYNSVLVSRFTNGLMLDGKKTLARRTFYDAMAVVEGKVADEEPLVVFEAAMENVRPKVEVKSRRVGGATYQVPVEVRPDRRNALAIRWIISFAKSRSGRSMSEKLAAELIDAYNNRGAAVKKRDDTHKMAEANKAFAHYRW; encoded by the coding sequence ATGCCGAGAAAGAAGTTGCAGGGCAAGCGTGCTATAGAAGCTGATCCGAAGTATAATTCTGTTTTGGTATCCAGGTTTACTAACGGTCTGATGCTGGACGGAAAAAAAACTCTGGCTCGGCGTACGTTTTATGATGCTATGGCTGTTGTGGAAGGGAAGGTTGCTGATGAGGAGCCTTTGGTAGTTTTTGAAGCAGCTATGGAGAATGTTCGTCCGAAGGTAGAGGTTAAGAGTCGTCGGGTTGGTGGTGCTACCTATCAGGTTCCTGTTGAAGTTCGTCCTGACCGCCGTAATGCCTTGGCTATTCGCTGGATTATCAGTTTTGCAAAGAGTCGTTCAGGTCGTTCTATGTCTGAGAAGCTCGCAGCGGAATTGATTGATGCCTATAATAATAGAGGCGCAGCGGTGAAGAAGCGTGATGATACCCATAAGATGGCTGAGGCGAATAAAGCCTTTGCTCATTATCGCTGGTAA
- the tuf gene encoding elongation factor Tu: MAKEKFERTKPHVNVGTIGHVDHGKTTLTAAITRVLATKGQANFTDFSDIDKAPEEKERGITIATAHVEYESEGRHYAHVDCPGHADYIKNMITGAAQMDGAILVVAATDGPMPQTREHILLARQVGVPAMVVFLNKCDQVDDEELIELVEMELRELLDNYEFSGDDTPIIQGSALMALENPEDEGHTKCIWDLIEAVDSWVPEPERDVDKPFLMPVEDVFSISGRGTVATGRVESGIIKVGDEIEIVGIRETQKTTITGVEMFRKLLDEGQAGDNIGALLRGTKREEIVRGQVLAKPGSITPHKKFKAECYILTKEEGGRHTPFFNGYRPQFYFRTTDVTGICTLEDGVEMVMPGDNIHITGELITPIAMQEGLRFAIREGGRTVGAGVISEIIE, translated from the coding sequence ATGGCGAAAGAGAAATTTGAGCGGACGAAGCCCCATGTCAATGTTGGAACCATCGGTCATGTTGATCATGGTAAAACTACCCTGACAGCGGCTATCACACGAGTGCTGGCGACCAAGGGGCAGGCTAACTTTACAGATTTTAGTGATATTGATAAGGCTCCTGAAGAAAAAGAGCGTGGTATTACTATCGCTACAGCTCATGTTGAGTATGAGAGTGAAGGGCGTCATTATGCCCATGTAGACTGTCCAGGTCATGCTGACTATATCAAGAATATGATTACTGGTGCTGCTCAGATGGACGGTGCTATTCTTGTTGTAGCTGCTACTGACGGTCCAATGCCACAGACTCGCGAACATATCCTGCTGGCGCGTCAGGTTGGTGTTCCTGCAATGGTTGTTTTTCTGAATAAGTGTGATCAGGTTGATGATGAAGAGCTGATTGAACTTGTTGAGATGGAGCTTCGTGAGTTGCTGGATAATTATGAATTCTCAGGTGACGATACTCCAATTATCCAGGGTTCTGCCCTGATGGCTTTGGAAAATCCAGAGGATGAAGGTCATACCAAGTGCATCTGGGATCTGATTGAGGCTGTTGATTCCTGGGTTCCAGAACCGGAGCGTGATGTTGATAAGCCTTTCTTGATGCCGGTTGAGGATGTTTTCTCTATCTCTGGTCGTGGTACTGTTGCTACTGGTCGTGTAGAGAGCGGTATTATTAAAGTCGGAGACGAGATTGAGATTGTTGGTATTCGTGAAACGCAGAAGACCACAATCACCGGTGTTGAGATGTTTCGCAAGCTTCTTGATGAAGGTCAGGCAGGTGATAACATCGGCGCGTTGTTGCGCGGTACCAAGCGTGAAGAAATTGTTCGCGGTCAGGTTCTTGCTAAGCCGGGTTCTATTACTCCGCATAAGAAATTTAAGGCCGAGTGTTATATTTTGACCAAAGAAGAGGGTGGTCGTCACACCCCGTTCTTTAACGGGTATCGTCCCCAGTTTTACTTTCGTACAACTGACGTGACCGGTATTTGTACTCTTGAGGACGGTGTAGAAATGGTAATGCCCGGAGATAATATTCATATCACGGGTGAGTTGATTACACCTATCGCTATGCAGGAAGGACTTCGCTTCGCTATTCGCGAGGGTGGTCGCACGGTAGGTGCTGGTGTGATCAGCGAAATTATTGAGTAA
- the rpoC gene encoding DNA-directed RNA polymerase subunit beta', with amino-acid sequence MEELFSFFNKPKGPLVFDKVKISLASPSKILEWSHGEVKKPETINYRTFKPERDGLFCAKIFGPVKDYECNCGKYKRMKHRGVVCEKCGVEVIQSKVRRERLGHIKLAAPVAHIWFLKSLPTKIGSILDMTLKEMERILYFESYAVVRSEVESIPAGSLLNEEQYQEAMEQFPGSFEVGIGAEAIRDMLKELDLVELSAYLRKEMKETSSVTKRTKLGKRLNIAEAFRDSGNRPEWMILEVLPVLPPDLRPLVPLEGGRFATSDLNDLYRRVINRNNRLKRLLELDAPDIIIRNEKRMLQEAVDVLFDNGRRGRTITGPNKRPLKSLSDMLKGKQGRFRQNLLGKRVDYSGRSVIVVGPHLRLHQCGLPKKMAQELFKPFIYNKLESLGYVTTIKSARKMVEKGAKEVWDVLDDIVREYPVILNRAPTLHRLGMQAFEVVLIEGKAIQLHPLVCSAFNADFDGDQMAVHLPLSVEAQVEARVLMMSTNNILSPASGSPVIIPSQDIVLGLYYMTRERYGVAGEGTRFSSPAEARMAYDHGAAHLQARVKVRLKGEMVDTTIGRIIVGELLPDSIPFAVVNKELSKKELGFLVDYTYRHAGTKDTVILADRLKDLGYEQATRAGISICINDMKIPVNKEEFVEESERKAAEVDEQYSDGLITDGEKYNKIVDIWSKATDKITQEMMEEMSVDYVRDASGEVKDLKSFNSVYIMADSGARGSKDQIRQLAGMRGLMAKPSGAIIETPIKANFREGLSVLEYFISTHGARKGLADTALKTANSGYLTRRLVDVAQDSTIVEKDCGTMRYTVAEPLLDGGEVIVRIGERILGRVTSDDVVDPQSGEIIVEMDEEITEDKVEAIEAAGIDRVRIRSVLTCESRRGVCAMCYGRDLGRGHMVNIGEAVGIIAAQSIGEPGTQLTMRTFHIGGTASRSVEQAEIRSQRAGFVRYKELHSVTNATGFEVVMNRNAEITVVDEQDVNRERFSVPYGAEIKVADGARVEPGTVIADWDAFAIPIVAEAAGRIKYGDVIEGDTMQERVDQVTGKVSRVIIHATTAKHSSPRISLKDGRGRTLKLPGVEHDARYPLPVGSIISVDEGDEVPAGTVIAKIPRETTKTKDITGGLPRVAELFEVRKPKEQAIVTEIDGRINFGKELKGKRRVVVTPETGEPREYLVPKAKHVTVHEGDYVKAGDALMDGSILPNDILRIKGEEELARFLVDEIQEVYRLQGVKINDKHIETIVRQMLKRVRITDPGDTKFMLDQLTEKWMFYDENRRVMEEGLQPASAEPQLLGVTKASLSTDSFISAASFQETTKVLTNAAMAGRVDTLDGLKENVIMGRLISAGTGLSRYKIKS; translated from the coding sequence GTGGAAGAACTGTTCAGCTTTTTTAACAAGCCGAAAGGGCCGCTTGTTTTTGACAAGGTTAAAATTTCCCTAGCGTCACCGTCAAAGATATTAGAGTGGTCCCACGGGGAGGTCAAAAAGCCCGAGACCATTAATTATAGAACCTTCAAGCCGGAGCGGGACGGATTATTCTGCGCTAAGATTTTCGGACCTGTAAAGGACTACGAGTGTAATTGCGGAAAATACAAACGCATGAAGCACCGGGGCGTAGTCTGTGAAAAATGCGGTGTTGAAGTTATCCAGTCCAAGGTTCGCCGCGAGCGTCTTGGTCATATTAAACTCGCTGCCCCTGTTGCGCATATTTGGTTTCTCAAGTCCTTGCCAACCAAGATCGGCTCGATTCTGGATATGACCCTCAAAGAGATGGAGCGTATCCTCTACTTTGAGTCCTATGCAGTTGTTCGTTCTGAGGTGGAAAGCATTCCAGCAGGAAGCTTGCTCAACGAAGAGCAGTATCAAGAAGCAATGGAGCAATTTCCAGGATCTTTTGAGGTCGGCATCGGTGCGGAAGCAATCCGCGATATGCTGAAAGAGCTGGATCTGGTTGAGCTGTCGGCGTATCTACGCAAAGAAATGAAGGAGACCAGCTCGGTGACCAAAAGGACCAAGCTGGGAAAACGCCTGAATATTGCTGAGGCGTTTCGTGATTCTGGGAACCGTCCAGAGTGGATGATCCTTGAAGTGCTTCCGGTTCTGCCACCTGATCTTCGTCCCTTGGTTCCTCTGGAAGGTGGTCGTTTTGCAACCTCTGATTTGAACGATCTCTATCGTCGGGTTATCAACCGCAATAACCGTTTGAAGCGCCTGTTGGAGCTGGATGCACCGGATATCATCATCCGTAATGAGAAGCGGATGCTCCAGGAAGCTGTGGACGTGCTGTTTGATAACGGACGTCGTGGCCGTACCATTACCGGACCGAATAAGCGACCGCTCAAGTCATTGTCCGACATGCTTAAAGGAAAGCAGGGACGTTTTCGTCAGAACCTGCTTGGTAAGCGTGTTGATTACTCTGGCCGTTCCGTTATTGTGGTCGGACCGCACCTGCGTCTGCATCAATGTGGTTTACCCAAGAAGATGGCCCAGGAGCTCTTCAAGCCCTTTATCTATAATAAGCTTGAGTCACTTGGCTATGTGACCACCATTAAGAGTGCTCGCAAGATGGTGGAAAAGGGTGCCAAAGAGGTCTGGGATGTTCTTGATGACATCGTGCGAGAGTACCCGGTTATTCTGAACCGTGCTCCAACCTTGCATAGGCTTGGTATGCAGGCCTTTGAGGTTGTGCTTATCGAGGGTAAGGCTATTCAGCTCCATCCCTTGGTTTGTTCCGCCTTTAACGCCGACTTTGATGGTGACCAGATGGCGGTGCATCTGCCCCTGTCTGTAGAAGCGCAGGTTGAGGCCAGGGTCTTGATGATGTCCACCAATAACATCCTGTCCCCGGCAAGTGGTAGCCCGGTTATTATTCCGAGTCAGGATATTGTTCTCGGTCTCTATTATATGACCCGTGAGCGCTACGGCGTTGCCGGTGAGGGAACCCGATTCAGTTCGCCAGCAGAGGCCCGCATGGCCTACGATCACGGTGCTGCCCATCTCCAGGCCAGGGTTAAGGTCCGCTTGAAGGGAGAAATGGTTGATACCACCATCGGCAGGATTATTGTTGGTGAATTGCTGCCAGACAGCATTCCTTTTGCCGTTGTCAATAAGGAGCTTTCCAAGAAAGAGCTGGGCTTTCTGGTGGATTACACCTATCGCCATGCCGGAACAAAGGACACTGTTATTCTGGCTGACCGTCTCAAAGACCTCGGGTACGAGCAGGCGACCAGAGCTGGTATCTCCATCTGCATTAATGATATGAAGATTCCGGTCAACAAAGAAGAATTTGTTGAGGAATCTGAGCGTAAGGCAGCCGAAGTTGATGAGCAGTATTCAGACGGTTTGATCACCGATGGTGAGAAATATAATAAGATCGTTGATATCTGGTCAAAGGCTACAGACAAGATCACCCAGGAAATGATGGAAGAGATGTCTGTGGATTATGTGCGTGATGCAAGTGGTGAAGTTAAAGATCTGAAGAGCTTTAACTCCGTTTACATCATGGCGGACTCCGGTGCTCGTGGTTCTAAGGATCAGATCAGGCAGCTGGCCGGTATGCGTGGTTTGATGGCCAAGCCTTCCGGCGCCATTATTGAGACTCCGATTAAGGCGAATTTTCGTGAGGGCCTGTCCGTCCTGGAATATTTTATTTCTACTCACGGTGCCCGGAAAGGTCTTGCAGATACAGCGCTGAAAACAGCAAACTCTGGTTATCTGACCAGACGTTTGGTGGATGTTGCCCAGGATTCTACCATTGTGGAGAAGGATTGCGGCACCATGCGGTATACGGTTGCCGAGCCCCTTCTGGACGGTGGTGAGGTTATTGTTCGTATCGGTGAACGTATTCTCGGTCGTGTGACCAGTGATGATGTGGTTGACCCGCAGAGCGGCGAGATCATTGTTGAGATGGACGAGGAGATCACGGAGGATAAGGTTGAAGCCATTGAGGCAGCTGGGATTGACAGGGTGCGGATTCGTTCCGTGCTGACCTGTGAGTCACGACGCGGCGTGTGCGCTATGTGCTATGGTCGTGACCTCGGTCGTGGGCATATGGTGAACATCGGTGAGGCTGTCGGTATTATTGCGGCGCAGTCTATTGGTGAGCCAGGAACCCAGCTGACCATGCGTACCTTCCATATTGGTGGTACAGCAAGTCGATCGGTTGAGCAGGCTGAAATCCGCAGTCAGCGGGCAGGTTTTGTTCGTTATAAGGAGTTGCATTCAGTAACCAATGCCACAGGTTTTGAAGTGGTTATGAACCGCAATGCTGAGATCACTGTTGTTGATGAGCAGGATGTGAATCGAGAGCGCTTTTCTGTTCCCTACGGTGCGGAAATAAAGGTAGCGGACGGTGCCAGAGTTGAGCCCGGGACAGTGATTGCAGATTGGGATGCTTTTGCTATTCCCATTGTTGCTGAGGCTGCTGGTCGCATCAAGTATGGTGATGTGATTGAGGGTGATACCATGCAGGAGCGCGTTGATCAGGTAACTGGTAAGGTCTCCAGGGTTATTATTCATGCCACAACAGCCAAACATTCCAGCCCGAGGATTTCACTCAAGGACGGACGCGGGCGTACTCTCAAGCTCCCTGGAGTGGAGCATGATGCCCGCTATCCTTTACCGGTTGGTTCTATTATTTCTGTTGATGAGGGAGACGAGGTTCCAGCTGGTACAGTTATTGCGAAAATCCCGCGTGAGACCACCAAGACCAAGGATATTACCGGTGGTCTGCCAAGGGTTGCTGAGCTCTTTGAGGTACGAAAACCCAAAGAACAGGCCATTGTTACGGAAATTGACGGTCGGATCAACTTTGGCAAGGAACTGAAAGGAAAGCGTCGGGTTGTTGTAACCCCTGAAACCGGTGAGCCAAGAGAGTACCTAGTGCCCAAGGCCAAGCATGTTACCGTGCATGAAGGTGATTATGTCAAGGCCGGTGATGCGCTTATGGATGGCTCAATCCTCCCCAATGATATTCTTCGAATTAAGGGTGAGGAAGAACTGGCTCGCTTTCTTGTTGATGAGATCCAGGAGGTCTATCGCCTCCAGGGTGTTAAGATCAACGATAAGCATATCGAAACCATTGTTCGACAGATGCTGAAGCGAGTACGTATTACAGATCCTGGTGATACCAAGTTCATGCTTGATCAGCTCACAGAAAAATGGATGTTTTATGATGAAAACAGGCGGGTAATGGAAGAGGGGTTGCAACCTGCCTCTGCGGAGCCGCAGTTACTGGGTGTAACCAAGGCCTCATTATCCACGGATTCATTTATTTCTGCTGCTTCCTTTCAAGAAACAACCAAGGTCTTGACCAACGCAGCTATGGCAGGAAGAGTGGATACACTGGATGGTTTGAAAGAGAACGTTATTATGGGACGTTTGATTTCTGCTGGAACGGGTTTATCGAGATACAAAATTAAATCGTAG